The nucleotide window ATATAGATACAGAACTCGCATACAAAATCATCAGGCCTAATGACGGGGCCGAACGATGGGTAGAGACTACTGCGAGAGCATACACAGACCAGTTAGGAAACCCATATAGAGTTGCCGGACTGCTTAGAGATATTACCGAAAGTAAATTGGCCGCCGAACGGTTGGAAAAAAGTGAGCAGTTTTTAAAAGAATCACAAAAAGTAGGGCGTATTGGCAGCTATGAGATTGATCTCAATACCGAGGTTTGGCAAACATCGGAAGGAATAAATTTAATTTTCGGAATCGATAACAATAGTATAAAAAACTTAGATGACTATAAGACATTCATCCATCCCGATTATAAAAAAGAAATTGAGGAGTATTTTTATGATGTAATTGCTCAGAAAAAGAAATTTAGCAAACAATACAAAATCATAAGAAGAAACGACGGAGCCGAAAGATGGATTCACGGCAGGGGCCTGTTGATATTTGATGAGAACGGAGATCCCATCAAGATGACAGGTGCGATTCAGGATATCACCGCGCAAAAAAAATTCGAAAGTGAATTAATAATTGCCAAGGAAAAAGCTGAAGAAAGTGAAAGACTGAAAACGGCCTTCCTTGCCAATATCAGTCATGAAATGCGAACACCATTGAATGGTATCCTCGGCATGAATCGCTTGTTAATGGATACAAATCTGAATACTGAACAACTTGAACTCACCAATGCAATTAGTTTTTCCGGAGAAAATTTAGTGAGTATCGTAAATGATATATTGGATCTTTCTAAGATAAATGCCGGGAAACTTACTTTTGAGCAAGTAAATTTTGATTTGGAAGGACTGGTAAGGCACGTAATTTATAATTTTAGGCCGATGTTGAAGCCCAACACCAGATTGGAATTTGACATGGACTCAAACATTCCCAAAGTCTTAGTAGGCGATTCACTCCGCTTGAAGCAGATTTTTAATAATTTGGTTGGTAATGCTGTAAAATTTACGCATCAAGGGGAACTTCGGATTGCAATTTCTTATGAAAAGACTCTATCAGGAATTGTACTGCTGGCTGCCGTGAAGGATACGGGTATTGGTATAGCAAGTGACAAAGTCGACGAAATATTTATGTCGTTTACACAGGCCGAAGGCAACATTACTCGCAAGTACGGAGGCACAGGTTTGGGACTTTCTATTACTAAACATTTGATTGAGTTGCAGGGCGGTAGTATTACGGTTGAAAGTGAATTGGGTAAAGGTTCTACTTTCAGCTTTAGGTTACCGTTAGGTATTGGAAATGATGGAGATGTTGCAGTCAAAAAAGCGCAGTCAAAATGGGATAGCAAGACATTGGAAGGATTGAGAATTTTGTTGGCAGAAGATCAGGAGGTCAACCAGAAATTGGTAACCAAATTGGTTCAGAAAGCAGGAGGCCATATTGTGGTTGCAGAAAATGGTCAAGTGGCTGTAGACCAATTAAAGGATGATAGTAATTTCGATTTGGTATTAATGGATCTGCAAATGCCGATATTGGACGGTTTTTCTGCAACAGACCGTATTCGCAATGATTTAAAACTAAACATCCCAATTATTGCGATGACCGCATCGGCGATGATGGGTGAGGCAGACAAATGTTTGTCAAGAGGCATGAACGGTTATTTGTCAAAGCCTTTTGAGTTTCAAAAGTTTTTTGAAATTGTTCAGCAGTTTGTTGAAAAAGCAGATGAAAATAAAAATCCTGAACCAATACAGAAGAATGATGTAACGAAAAAACAATTCTATAACTTAAGCTGGTTGGAAGAGTTGGGAGATCCTGATTATTCTGAAGAAATTGTGCTCACTTATCTTGAGACGGTTCCTGTGTTGTTGGATAATGTCAGAGAAAGCGCAAAGGAAGGCAATTGGGAAGAAGTTTATGAGAAGACCCATAAAGCAAAAAGCCCTGTAGGATTATTTCAGGAGACCTCGCTGTATGAATTACTCTTAAAAATTGAGACTGCTGCACAGAAGAAAACAAATCTGACCGAATGCTTATTATGGATTGATGAGGCTATCTTATTAAGTAAAGAAATAGAAGAACAATTAAAGCTGGATTTGAACAAGATTAAAGCTTCTTCTGTTGAAAGGAAGTAATAAGTGTCATTAATTAAAGGTATTATCACTAAATACCGATTTTAGAAATAAACAAAAAACCACGCAACTTGCGTGGTTTTTTGTTTAAAATCATTTAATGCTTAACAAAATTCGTTAAAAGCATCTTTTAGGTTTTCAGCAATTGTTTCTGCTGGGCGCCCTTCAATGTGGTGACGCTCCAACATGTGAACCAATTCACCGTTTTTGAATAAAGCAATACTTGGAGATGACGGAGGAAAAGGGAACATATGCTCTCTTGCGGCAGTTACGGCCTCTTTATCAACTCCAGCAAAAACTGTGATTAAATGATCTGGTTTTTTTGCGCCTTCTAAACTCATAACTGCTCCTGGACGTGCATTTCTTGCAGCACAACCACAAACAGAATTTACAACCACAAATGTTGTACCTTCTGATTTTATTGCATTATTAACTTCTTCGGCAGTATGTAAATCTTGAAAACCTGCAGTTGTCAATTCAGCCTGCATTGGTTTTACCATTTCTTCTGGATACATATTTTTTATTTTAAGTTTAACTTTTGTAATGCAAAGTTACAAAGTTTCAAATCAACATATAGGTTTGAATTATAAAGTTTTGTTATAGTTTGATATTCAAGGGATAATATTAAATCAAGATTACGCAATGGGACTCAGATGAGGCAGATTAAACGGATTAAAACTGATTTATTAATTGCTTAAAAGCATAAAAATCGGCGTAAATCGGCGGATTCTGCGTGAAAAAAGAATCAATAAAATTCTATTACGGATTCTGTGTTAAAATATAGTGTGAAAAAATGATTTTACATTTTTATTAATAAAGCTGTTAAATCTTAATTTTTTTTGAGCTAAATTAGGCGTA belongs to Flavobacterium gilvum and includes:
- a CDS encoding PAS domain S-box protein, which translates into the protein MDEIIKKKVGLPLIIFFGVIYLCFTWVNTKDKLDRKAIQIAKSAAAMIHTSDLQKLKVQASDIHTAEYQYLNGDLRSLVNANQNPQVRFAYLYTLKNDKLYFMVGGESVGSRDYSPPGQEFTEAEKAYYDSFNEDKTIITNAVKDRWGKWVSVLVPIKDPVTQKIIAVFGMNFDAQGWYSNIIYQMTQASILLILTLIVFFGYLKIKLNNKLLNNELQRVKKIKNQLNRSENRFKEIIDNVQDILYQADLNGNFLEISSNSVNVFGYHRLELIGAPSTILYANPEERKMVLNIMGEAGECNDVQVTFKTKENELLHVSLTAKWMFDENNNPSYINGIMRNITERKKIEEKLAKSENLLHTIFENQPECIKIVDATGNLILMNQIGLEMIEADSMEQVEGACVFDLIEPNYKEAFINLHKQVIKGNHEKLEFEIVGLKGTKRWVETVAVPMMLDGEMVHLGLTRDISKRKIADERLSEAQRIGRLGSFDLSLATGIYKLSEISKEILGIDESYVTDMEGWMKLVHPDSIDKVIQYRQIVISQNIDTELAYKIIRPNDGAERWVETTARAYTDQLGNPYRVAGLLRDITESKLAAERLEKSEQFLKESQKVGRIGSYEIDLNTEVWQTSEGINLIFGIDNNSIKNLDDYKTFIHPDYKKEIEEYFYDVIAQKKKFSKQYKIIRRNDGAERWIHGRGLLIFDENGDPIKMTGAIQDITAQKKFESELIIAKEKAEESERLKTAFLANISHEMRTPLNGILGMNRLLMDTNLNTEQLELTNAISFSGENLVSIVNDILDLSKINAGKLTFEQVNFDLEGLVRHVIYNFRPMLKPNTRLEFDMDSNIPKVLVGDSLRLKQIFNNLVGNAVKFTHQGELRIAISYEKTLSGIVLLAAVKDTGIGIASDKVDEIFMSFTQAEGNITRKYGGTGLGLSITKHLIELQGGSITVESELGKGSTFSFRLPLGIGNDGDVAVKKAQSKWDSKTLEGLRILLAEDQEVNQKLVTKLVQKAGGHIVVAENGQVAVDQLKDDSNFDLVLMDLQMPILDGFSATDRIRNDLKLNIPIIAMTASAMMGEADKCLSRGMNGYLSKPFEFQKFFEIVQQFVEKADENKNPEPIQKNDVTKKQFYNLSWLEELGDPDYSEEIVLTYLETVPVLLDNVRESAKEGNWEEVYEKTHKAKSPVGLFQETSLYELLLKIETAAQKKTNLTECLLWIDEAILLSKEIEEQLKLDLNKIKASSVERK
- a CDS encoding BrxA/BrxB family bacilliredoxin — protein: MYPEEMVKPMQAELTTAGFQDLHTAEEVNNAIKSEGTTFVVVNSVCGCAARNARPGAVMSLEGAKKPDHLITVFAGVDKEAVTAAREHMFPFPPSSPSIALFKNGELVHMLERHHIEGRPAETIAENLKDAFNEFC